The following coding sequences lie in one Myxococcus xanthus genomic window:
- a CDS encoding PspA/IM30 family protein, whose amino-acid sequence MFFGLLRRRKKEPSRLADPLAAFDQLIENLERQAAEVRKSAATLLALKADLVRAEERYARRLLELTSRRATAKERGDARAVRVLEKDQAQAEDLLASTRDSLERAESDGRLLLEAASELGDRVVELRRERESASARLTVGGLVTEALRERVARFDQALVVDAARDEIERAHALADIYREEKSQEE is encoded by the coding sequence ATGTTCTTCGGCCTGCTGAGGAGACGAAAGAAGGAGCCGTCACGCTTGGCGGACCCGCTGGCTGCTTTCGACCAGCTCATCGAGAACCTGGAGCGCCAGGCCGCCGAGGTCCGCAAGTCCGCGGCCACGCTGCTGGCGCTCAAGGCGGACCTGGTGCGCGCGGAGGAGCGCTATGCGCGCCGGTTGCTGGAGCTCACCTCGCGGCGGGCCACCGCGAAGGAGCGCGGTGACGCCCGGGCGGTACGCGTGCTGGAGAAGGACCAGGCGCAGGCGGAGGACCTCCTGGCCAGCACGCGTGATTCGCTGGAGCGGGCTGAGTCGGACGGGCGGTTGTTGCTGGAGGCCGCGAGCGAGCTGGGCGACCGCGTGGTGGAGCTGCGCCGCGAGCGGGAGAGCGCGTCCGCGCGGCTCACCGTGGGAGGGCTCGTCACCGAGGCCCTGCGCGAGCGCGTGGCCCGTTTCGACCAGGCGCTGGTGGTGGACGCGGCTCGGGATGAAATCGAGCGAGCGCACGCGCTGGCGGACATCTACCGCGAGGAGAAGTCGCAGGAGGAATGA
- a CDS encoding DNA integrity scanning protein DisA nucleotide-binding domain protein, translated as MTENTKFDREFLRSALSLAGKNEVDHFLYICDTPIPAEEFRGRPARKKLVYAVTMPKLAEEHLAKKVRALVIPAYDYSRTERVKVALVSALSQGAFKEGDLVLCMTGKVGRAPDTLMQMRIGGSLDDRVAIEGVKLGDEFNSQVVDALIQLALQIGQEGFEGHPIGTIITIGAHNTVLEKSRQMTINPFQGLSEAERNVLDPKIREAIKNFSVLDGAFVIREDGVVLAAGRYLSAADEAVKIPLGLGARHAAAAGMTSTTGCIALVVSQTSGAVRLFKGGNIVLELHQTARRT; from the coding sequence TTGACCGAGAACACGAAGTTTGATCGGGAGTTCCTGCGCTCGGCTCTCTCGTTGGCCGGCAAGAACGAAGTCGATCACTTCCTCTATATCTGCGACACGCCCATTCCCGCTGAAGAGTTTCGCGGCCGGCCTGCTCGCAAGAAGCTCGTCTACGCCGTCACGATGCCCAAGCTGGCGGAGGAGCACCTCGCCAAGAAGGTCCGCGCGCTCGTCATCCCCGCGTACGACTACTCCCGCACCGAGCGTGTGAAAGTGGCGCTCGTGTCCGCGCTGTCCCAGGGAGCCTTCAAGGAAGGTGACCTGGTCCTGTGCATGACGGGCAAGGTGGGCCGCGCGCCGGACACGCTGATGCAGATGCGCATCGGCGGCTCGCTCGATGACCGCGTCGCCATTGAAGGCGTGAAGCTGGGCGACGAGTTCAACTCCCAGGTGGTGGACGCCCTCATCCAGCTGGCGCTGCAGATTGGCCAGGAAGGCTTCGAGGGCCACCCCATTGGCACCATCATCACCATTGGCGCCCACAACACCGTGCTGGAGAAGAGCCGGCAGATGACCATCAACCCGTTCCAGGGCCTCTCCGAGGCGGAACGGAACGTGCTCGACCCGAAGATTCGCGAGGCCATCAAGAACTTCTCCGTGCTCGACGGTGCCTTCGTCATCCGCGAGGACGGTGTCGTCCTGGCCGCGGGGCGCTACCTGTCCGCGGCGGATGAGGCCGTGAAGATTCCGCTCGGGTTGGGCGCGCGGCACGCGGCCGCCGCTGGCATGACGTCCACCACGGGCTGCATCGCCCTGGTCGTGAGCCAGACGTCCGGCGCGGTGCGGCTCTTCAAGGGTGGCAACATCGTCCTGGAGCTGCACCAGACGGCGCGCCGGACCTGA
- a CDS encoding TraR/DksA family transcriptional regulator yields the protein MNQKDLKRYKKMLEDSKASLLESAKKTLVEESSFDTDDLPDEIDLASSEYAQSMVFRLRDREKFLLQKIEKALVRIEDGTFGICERCEEDISPKRLDARPVTTLCIRCKEEQEKKEKSYG from the coding sequence GTGAACCAGAAAGATCTCAAGCGTTACAAGAAGATGCTCGAGGACAGCAAGGCGAGCCTGCTCGAGAGCGCCAAGAAGACCCTGGTGGAGGAGTCCAGTTTCGACACGGACGACCTTCCCGATGAGATCGACCTGGCGTCTTCCGAGTATGCGCAGTCAATGGTCTTCCGTTTGCGGGACCGGGAGAAGTTCCTGTTGCAGAAGATCGAAAAGGCGCTGGTCCGCATCGAGGACGGCACCTTCGGTATCTGCGAGCGGTGCGAAGAGGACATCTCGCCCAAGCGCCTGGATGCGCGCCCGGTGACGACCCTTTGCATCCGCTGCAAGGAAGAGCAGGAGAAGAAGGAGAAGTCCTACGGCTAA
- a CDS encoding FHA domain-containing protein, which yields MDAMEYCPRCDTENPRDASVCRACGSPLRSGTMVMAVASVASRPQVSIRVVRADGGPESVVRMQRDTLTCGQQADISLTDDPFIMPLQVRFFFSGIRLAVEDVGGANGVFVRLRQERELSPGGELRLGRQRLVLEPIPTAATGPGGTQVWGSPDPGYRLRLVQLLEGGLRGGAFPLREGDNLLGREQGDLTFPTDGFVSGRHAVLQVRQDRLQVRDVGSSNGTFIRLSGPTFVDNGDHFLIGRQLLRVEIQAPTA from the coding sequence ATGGACGCGATGGAATACTGCCCCCGCTGTGACACCGAAAACCCTCGGGACGCCTCCGTCTGCCGGGCGTGCGGCTCGCCGCTGCGCTCCGGAACAATGGTGATGGCCGTCGCCAGCGTCGCTTCGCGCCCGCAGGTCTCCATCCGCGTGGTGCGCGCCGATGGCGGCCCCGAGTCCGTCGTCCGCATGCAGCGCGACACCCTCACCTGCGGCCAGCAGGCGGACATCTCGCTCACGGACGACCCCTTCATCATGCCGCTCCAGGTCCGGTTCTTCTTCTCCGGCATCCGGCTGGCCGTGGAGGACGTAGGCGGCGCCAACGGCGTCTTCGTCCGCCTGCGCCAGGAGCGAGAGCTGTCCCCTGGCGGCGAGCTGCGACTGGGACGCCAGCGGCTGGTGCTGGAGCCCATTCCCACCGCGGCCACCGGACCGGGCGGAACCCAGGTCTGGGGTTCACCGGATCCCGGCTACCGGCTGCGGCTGGTGCAACTGCTGGAGGGAGGCCTGCGAGGCGGCGCCTTCCCCCTGCGCGAAGGCGACAATCTCCTGGGCCGCGAGCAAGGCGACCTCACCTTCCCCACGGACGGCTTCGTGTCCGGGCGGCACGCCGTGCTGCAGGTGCGGCAGGACCGGCTGCAGGTCCGGGACGTGGGCTCGTCCAACGGCACCTTCATCCGCCTGTCGGGCCCCACCTTCGTGGACAACGGGGACCACTTCCTCATTGGCCGTCAGCTGCTGCGCGTGGAAATCCAAGCGCCCACGGCCTGA
- a CDS encoding serine/threonine-protein kinase, producing the protein MHCPSCGADAQESSRFCPACGATLVRTPDADEYVGKTIAYKYRVEALIGEGGMGKVFRARQLSLDKVVVLKVLRHTLLSDERTVARFQREAKAASRLNHPNSISVLDFGQAEDGALFIAMEYVAGQDLHQILSREWPLNEGRVVRIVSQVLSALSDAHGAGVIHRDLKPENIMVEPRRNEPDFVKVLDFGIAKITDSTDDGPALTRAGFVCGTPEYMSPEQARGSQLDHRSDLYAVGVILYQLMTGLLPFESDSAVGFATKHLTEEPPPPTRRRPDARISPAMERLILRALSKNPADRPASAEAFKAELQAVDKERRRMDSAPRRAANSSAVLAPLPRKSAAGPQSDVRDSTLTGWGNEVTMEATVRALPGVLEPLPANADAMAATREHTDSLVHTQPGAGGSSGVAFFFKSLTILLVVAALGFFAYYFFTGAGSGGVQDLPYALPTNAPVPAGANNSAVGASPDVPLYDRAIVSGARNVERALELAREGDKALQRADVGLAATKYREAFSRSGDPELALKLGEVYWHRQNPDKEEARGWWNRHLREQPSSKARALIEQRLSGTLAQPTSP; encoded by the coding sequence TTGCACTGCCCCTCCTGCGGCGCTGACGCCCAAGAATCTTCCCGTTTCTGTCCCGCCTGTGGCGCGACCCTCGTGCGTACGCCCGATGCGGACGAGTACGTCGGCAAGACGATTGCCTACAAGTACCGGGTCGAAGCCCTCATTGGCGAGGGCGGCATGGGCAAGGTGTTCCGCGCCCGGCAGCTCTCCCTGGACAAGGTGGTGGTGCTGAAGGTGCTTCGGCACACGCTCCTGTCGGACGAGCGCACCGTGGCGCGCTTCCAGCGCGAGGCCAAGGCCGCCAGCCGCCTCAACCACCCCAACTCCATCAGCGTGCTCGACTTCGGCCAGGCCGAGGACGGGGCCTTGTTCATCGCCATGGAGTACGTGGCGGGGCAGGACCTGCACCAGATTCTCAGCCGCGAGTGGCCCCTGAACGAGGGGCGCGTGGTGCGCATCGTCAGCCAGGTGCTGAGCGCGTTGTCGGACGCGCACGGCGCCGGCGTCATCCACCGCGACCTCAAGCCCGAGAACATCATGGTGGAGCCGCGGCGCAACGAGCCCGACTTCGTCAAGGTGTTGGACTTCGGCATCGCGAAGATCACCGACTCCACGGACGACGGTCCGGCGCTCACCCGCGCGGGCTTCGTGTGCGGCACCCCCGAATACATGTCGCCCGAGCAGGCGCGGGGCTCGCAGCTCGACCACCGCTCGGACCTGTACGCGGTGGGCGTCATCCTCTACCAGTTGATGACGGGCTTGCTGCCCTTCGAGTCGGACTCGGCGGTGGGCTTCGCCACCAAGCACCTGACCGAGGAGCCGCCGCCGCCCACGCGCCGCCGGCCGGATGCGCGAATCTCTCCGGCCATGGAGCGGCTCATCCTCCGGGCGCTGTCCAAGAACCCGGCGGACCGGCCCGCCAGCGCCGAGGCATTCAAGGCCGAGCTGCAGGCCGTGGACAAGGAACGCCGCCGGATGGACTCGGCGCCGCGGCGCGCGGCCAACTCGTCGGCGGTGCTGGCGCCGTTGCCGCGCAAGTCCGCCGCCGGTCCGCAGAGTGATGTCCGGGATTCCACGCTGACCGGGTGGGGCAACGAAGTGACCATGGAGGCCACGGTGCGCGCCCTGCCGGGTGTGCTCGAGCCGTTGCCCGCGAACGCCGACGCGATGGCCGCCACGCGTGAGCATACGGACTCGCTGGTCCACACGCAGCCGGGTGCCGGCGGCAGCAGCGGGGTGGCGTTCTTCTTCAAGTCGCTGACCATCCTGCTGGTGGTCGCCGCGCTGGGCTTCTTCGCCTACTACTTCTTCACGGGCGCTGGCAGCGGAGGCGTGCAGGACCTGCCCTACGCGCTGCCCACGAATGCGCCGGTGCCAGCGGGGGCCAACAACTCCGCCGTGGGCGCGAGCCCCGACGTGCCGCTCTACGACCGGGCCATTGTCTCGGGCGCGCGCAACGTCGAGCGCGCGCTGGAGCTGGCGCGAGAGGGTGACAAGGCACTGCAGCGCGCGGACGTGGGGCTTGCGGCGACGAAGTACCGCGAGGCCTTCAGCCGCAGTGGTGACCCGGAGCTGGCCCTGAAGCTGGGCGAGGTCTACTGGCACCGGCAGAACCCGGACAAGGAAGAGGCCCGGGGCTGGTGGAATCGTCACCTGCGCGAGCAGCCCTCCTCCAAGGCGCGTGCCCTCATTGAGCAGCGCCTGAGCGGCACCTTGGCGCAGCCCACGTCGCCCTGA